Proteins encoded by one window of Salvia splendens isolate huo1 chromosome 14, SspV2, whole genome shotgun sequence:
- the LOC121765344 gene encoding probable receptor-like protein kinase At2g23200, which produces MESNYYMLLSITLLVTISPAASYTLPDNYFINCGSASSLLTYQRNFTGDDNSGNFSLSPRDSDTTSAAADNTLPAPSLYQTARIFRKSSFYELALDQAGTYVVRLHFFPFPSLGSPRFHVSASKSTLLSNFTAESDAFPLVEEFLIKLAAGKLRIEFNPDEKERSVAFVNAIEVFLAPDELVQGYALPRVTSLGSEGNFSGVMDFPLRVVHRINVGGGNVTRERDTLMRYWIPDDAYMLIKDTARNGNYSFDIKYGDGATAFIAPDSVYRTAKEMNILGGGALSKFNMSWQFPVGKGVLHLVRFHFCDIVSNVTSELFRFNLYVYGAYVVEVYPWSSVPRLAAPFFKDYVVESDDSGFMNVSVGANSQSSTETAFLNGVEILEMIGGKKADKSRKRLLIVVGSSLGGMVLVVVVFALVCFGLRKRKLKMKAEEAFDWPLGRLYGGSSYSRTTVRTSVTGSPFADLNLGLKIPLSGILFATKHFDPKLMIGEGGFGKVYKGTLRNGAKVAIKRSEAGHGQGLEEFHTEIRLLATIRHQHLVSLIGYCDERNEMILVYEFMEKGTLREHLYNGEGVDITSTDRLSWDERLRICSDAAKGLHYLHTGSSGTIIHRDIKSTNILLDENYVAKVADFGLSRSGQLDQTHVSTEVKGSFGYLDPEYFRCLQLTQKSDVYSFGVVLLEVLCARPAVDRELPREEVNLADWGMVWQRRGELERVVDASLVGKINPNSLRKFGETVEKCLQECGADRPNMVDVLWDLEYCRRLQELGVARQPYEDSTTEVSWVLPMGMLQRLPTQSFTGDGDESICGSFSGAVSSQFNANEVFSQLNMNGAR; this is translated from the coding sequence ATGGAATCCAACTATTACATGCTACTCTCTATCACTTTACTCGTTACCATCTCCCCCGCAGCCTCTTACACTCTCCCCGACAACTACTTCATCAACTGCGGCTCCGCTTCCAGCCTCCTCACCTACCAACGCAACTTCACCGGCGACGATAATTCCGGCAACTTCTCCCTCTCCCCGAGAGACAGCGacaccacctccgccgccgcagACAATACTCTCCCCGCCCCCTCGCTCTACCAAACCGCCAGAATCTTCCGAAAATCATCCTTCTACGAGCTCGCCCTCGACCAAGCCGGCACCTACGTCGTCCGCCTCCATTTCTTCCCCTTCCCCTCCCTCGGAAGCCCCCGCTTCCACGTCTCCGCTTCTAAATCCACGCTTCTGTCGAATTTCACCGCGGAGAGCGACGCTTTCCCGCTAGTGGAAGAGTTTTTGATCAAGCTGGCTGCGGGTAAGCTGAGGATCGAATTCAATCCTGATGAAAAAGAGCGATCGGTCGCCTTCGTCAACGCAATTGAGGTCTTCCTCGCACCGGATGAACTAGTCCAAGGATATGCTCTTCCTCGTGTGACTTCCCTAGGGAGTGAGGGAAACTTTAGCGGCGTGATGGACTTCCCGTTAAGGGTTGTTCATAGGATTAACGTCGGAGGGGGGAACGTTACGCGAGAGAGGGATACGCTGATGAGGTATTGGATCCCCGACGATGCGTATATGCTGATTAAAGATACAGCTAGGAACGGTAATTATAGTTTTGATATTAAGTATGGAGATGGAGCTACGGCGTTTATTGCTCCTGATTCGGTGTACAGAACTGCTAAAGAGATGAACATTCTTGGTGGAGGCGCTCTGAGTAAGTTCAACATGTCGTGGCAGTTTCCAGTTGGGAAGGGCGTTCTGCATCTCGTTCGGTTTCATTTTTGTGACATTGTGAGTAATGTCACGAGTGAGTTGTTTAGATTCAACCTGTATGTGTACGGGGCTTATGTTGTTGAGGTGTATCCGTGGAGTTCTGTTCCTCGCTTGGCTGCTCCGTTTTTCAAAGATTACGTGGTGGAATCGGATGATTCCGGTTTTATGAATGTAAGCGTTGGCGCGAACTCACAATCGTCTACtgaaactgcgtttctgaacgGTGTGGAGATACTGGAGATGATTGGGGGGAAAAAGGCCGATAAATCGAGGAAACGCTTGCTCATCGTTGTTGGTTCGTCTCTTGGCGGAATGGTGTTGGTTGTGGTAGTGTTTGCATTAGTATGTTTTGGATTGAGAAAACGGAagctgaagatgaaggcggaGGAGGCTTTTGATTGGCCGTTAGGGCGATTGTACGGGGGGAGTTCGTATAGTAGGACTACGGTCAGGACATCCGTGACAGGATCCCCCTTCGCTGACCTAAACCTAGGGCTGAAGATCCCGCTGTCCGGGATCCTCTTTGCCACGAAGCATTTCGACCCAAAGCTGATGATCGGGGAAGGAGGGTTCGGGAAAGTGTACAAGGGGACGCTGAGGAACGGCGCAAAAGTTGCTATAAAGAGAAGTGAGGCAGGGCACGGGCAGGGGCTCGAGGAGTTTCACACAGAGATAAGGCTTCTGGCCACGATTCGACACCAGCATCTCGTTTCTCTGATCGGATACTGCGATGAGAGAAACGAGATGATACTTGTGTACGAGTTCATGGAGAAGGGAACTTTGAGGGAGCATTTGTATAATGGGGAGGGAGTTGATATTACTTCAACAGACCGATTATCATGGGATGAGAGGTTGCGTATCTGCAGCGATGCGGCCAAGGGGCTTCACTACCTTCATACGGGATCCTCGGGGACGATCATCCATAGAGACATCAAGTCAACAAATATCTTGCTGGACGAGAACTACGTGGCGAAGGTGGCTGATTTCGGGCTGTCTCGGTCCGGGCAGCTGGATCAGACGCATGTTAGTACGGAGGTGAAGGGGAGCTTCGGGTACTTGGATCCGGAGTACTTTAGGTGCCTTCAGCTGACGCAGAAATCAGACGTGTACTCGTTCGGGGTGGTGCTCCTGGAGGTGCTGTGCGCGAGGCCGGCTGTGGACAGGGAGCTGCCGAGGGAGGAGGTGAACTTGGCGGATTGGGGGATGGTGTGGCAGAGGAGGGGGGAGCTGGAGAGGGTTGTGGATGCGAGTCTTGTGGGGAAGATTAATCCGAATTCGCTGAGGAAGTTCGGGGAGACGGTGGAGAAGTGCTTGCAGGAATGCGGGGCGGATAGGCCTAATATGGTGGATGTGTTGTGGGATTTGGAGTACTGCAGGCGGCTGCAGGAGTTGGGTGTGGCGAGGCAGCCGTATGAGGACAGCACGACGGAGGTGTCGTGGGTGTTGCCGATGGGCATGCTGCAGCGGCTGCCAACGCAGAGCTTCACCGGGGATGGAGACGAGTCGATTTGTGGCTCGTTTAGTGGTGCGGTTTCGAGTCAGTTTAATGCGAATGAGGTGTTTTCGCAGCTGAATATGAATGGAGCGAGGTGA
- the LOC121765345 gene encoding lysine-rich arabinogalactan protein 18-like, which produces MDKGSAILVAFICLVASVGGISPSSPPANAPSPATSPVATPPSNPATPATPVSTPPAAAPVSTPPASPPVVSSPTTPPAATSSPTEAPAPSKKHAAPAPAPETAGPPAPPAGAPGPGADAFAPAPVSVSVGDLSGAEKLMSVQKVLASFAVASVFGWMLF; this is translated from the exons ATGGATAAAGGAAGCGCAATCCTAGTGGCATTCATCTGCCTCGTCGCCAGCGTCGGCGGCATTTCCCCCTCCTCCCCCCCAGCTAATGCCCCCTCACCCGCCACGTCGCCCGTAGCCACTCCTCCTTCCAACCCCGCCACTCCAGCAACTCCAGTCTCCACTCCTCCCGCTGCAGCTCCGGTCTCAACTCCTCCAGCCTCACCTCCCGTCGTAAGCTCTCCCACCACTCCACCCGCCGCCACCTCCTCTCCAACTGAGGCGCCAGCACCGAGCAAGAAGCACGCCGCCCCGGCTCCTGCTCCTGAGACCGCCGGACCACCAGCACCCCCCGCCGGAGCTCCCGGACCTGGCGCCGACGCCTTCGCCCCTGCCCCTGTCTCTGTCTCTGTCGGTGATTTG AGTGGGGCTGAGAAATTGATGAGCGTGCAGAAGGTGTTGGCTAGTTTTGCAGTGGCCTCAGTATTTGGGTGGATGTTGTTCTAG